The Chloroflexota bacterium genome window below encodes:
- a CDS encoding kelch repeat-containing protein translates to MIARSGLTVVVLALLQVACGPQPSPATSDSAGPSSSTSPDSGSNAAASPPITLTGWSEQIASGPAPAPREDHTWTITPDDATAYLFGGRDLATVYDDFWAYSLATGAWSRVTPAGEGPPGRFGHNAAWADGIGLVIFGGQAGADFFNDLWAYDPATDGWRLLPASGAVPVARYGSCAAIGPDGRLWISHGFTNEGQRFADTRAYDFEIRTWTDETPLADVPTRRCLHACWWTDDGGLILYGGQTTGTTALGDLWRLTPGERPGTNAWSQLQPEDGLPPDRNLNAAARWGPGTVVFGGQGLETDYLADSWWLADDAVVMSLEVGARSPSARAGAELIADAASGRLLLFGGRDGDEAFGDLWQLILPAPP, encoded by the coding sequence GTGATCGCACGCTCAGGGCTGACGGTCGTCGTGCTCGCGCTGCTGCAGGTCGCGTGCGGCCCGCAGCCTTCGCCGGCCACAAGCGATTCGGCCGGGCCTAGTTCGAGCACCTCCCCTGATTCGGGGAGCAATGCGGCGGCGTCGCCACCCATCACGCTGACCGGGTGGAGTGAGCAGATCGCCAGCGGCCCGGCGCCGGCGCCGCGGGAGGACCACACCTGGACCATCACCCCAGATGACGCAACGGCTTACCTGTTTGGCGGGCGCGACCTGGCGACCGTGTACGACGACTTCTGGGCGTACTCCCTCGCGACCGGCGCCTGGAGCCGCGTTACGCCCGCCGGCGAGGGGCCACCTGGACGCTTCGGGCACAACGCGGCCTGGGCGGATGGTATCGGGCTGGTCATCTTCGGCGGCCAGGCCGGTGCCGACTTCTTCAACGACCTGTGGGCGTACGATCCCGCCACCGACGGGTGGCGGCTCTTGCCCGCGAGCGGCGCTGTCCCCGTCGCCCGATACGGGAGTTGCGCCGCCATCGGGCCCGACGGCCGGCTCTGGATCAGCCACGGCTTCACCAACGAGGGGCAGCGCTTCGCCGACACGCGGGCATACGACTTCGAAATCCGCACCTGGACCGATGAGACCCCATTAGCGGACGTTCCTACCCGCCGCTGCCTGCATGCCTGCTGGTGGACCGATGACGGGGGCCTGATCCTGTACGGCGGTCAGACGACGGGCACCACGGCGCTCGGTGACCTGTGGCGCCTGACTCCCGGCGAGCGACCCGGCACGAATGCCTGGTCCCAGCTTCAGCCGGAGGACGGGCTGCCGCCCGACCGAAACCTTAATGCCGCGGCCCGCTGGGGCCCCGGCACGGTCGTGTTCGGTGGCCAGGGTCTTGAGACCGATTACCTCGCAGATAGCTGGTGGCTGGCCGACGACGCGGTGGTGATGTCGCTCGAGGTTGGCGCCCGATCGCCCTCCGCTCGGGCTGGAGCGGAGCTGATCGCGGATGCGGCAAGCGGTCGACTCCTGCTCTTCGGCGGGCGCGACGGCGACGAGGCATTCGGCGATCTGTGGCAGCTGATCCTGCCGGCGCCGCCCTAG